The Litoribacterium kuwaitense genome has a window encoding:
- a CDS encoding ABC-F family ATP-binding cassette domain-containing protein encodes MKICKVSNLGKIYDGQWIFNRVNFEIGKNEIMGIIGRNGVGKTTLLKILTGQETADNGEITLENGVNIGYVAQIPTSDQTVYEVLLEPFRECIELRNRLEQIEKDLSAPENQESDQLNDVLNIYSKIYDDFERAGGYLYEFEIDKVVIGLQLNNFLEKKFNHISSSEQTKVELAVALLKKPALLLLDEPTNHLDISTFSWLERFIKSYKGSVIIVSHDRIFLNRTVTKIFELEDGQLTSYIGNYDNYQVEKQAQTQLQLKKFKDQRKEILRNEESINWLHERGFFSRAKSKEKSLAKIKQIKQPILERPELNLNLEYDIPDENKIKVNNVFLSQEGKTILDNVCLNVESNEKIAIVGKNGVGKSSLLGIIAGMIKPDKGLIQKGSKAKIGFLSTLNPVISNRSLLDEFRRHVAVDEEIAKEILENALFTKEMLKNKVNQLSGGERVRFQLAQMAANKVTILILDEPTNHLDIPTREILESQLKQFRGAIIVVSHDRYFIRSVCKKVYLLENKQIMDIDYS; translated from the coding sequence ATGAAAATTTGCAAAGTATCGAATTTAGGGAAGATTTATGATGGTCAATGGATATTTAATAGAGTTAATTTTGAAATCGGGAAAAATGAGATTATGGGAATTATAGGAAGAAATGGGGTCGGAAAAACCACCTTATTAAAAATCTTGACTGGACAAGAAACCGCAGATAATGGTGAGATCACACTCGAAAATGGGGTTAATATTGGATATGTTGCACAAATACCTACATCGGATCAAACGGTTTATGAAGTTTTGTTAGAACCATTTAGAGAGTGTATTGAGCTCAGGAACAGATTAGAACAAATTGAAAAGGATTTATCCGCTCCCGAAAACCAGGAAAGTGATCAGCTTAACGATGTTTTAAATATATATAGCAAGATATATGATGATTTTGAAAGAGCAGGAGGATACTTATATGAATTCGAAATTGATAAAGTAGTGATCGGCTTACAATTAAATAATTTTTTGGAAAAAAAGTTCAATCATATAAGTAGTTCAGAACAAACTAAAGTAGAGCTGGCTGTAGCCTTATTGAAAAAACCAGCCTTATTGTTGTTAGATGAACCAACTAATCATTTAGATATATCAACGTTTAGCTGGTTGGAAAGATTCATAAAAAGCTATAAGGGATCCGTAATCATAGTATCTCATGACCGAATTTTTCTCAATCGAACTGTTACAAAAATATTTGAGTTAGAGGATGGTCAATTAACATCTTACATTGGTAATTATGATAATTATCAAGTTGAAAAACAAGCCCAAACACAATTACAACTTAAAAAATTTAAAGATCAAAGAAAAGAGATTTTAAGAAATGAAGAGTCTATTAATTGGTTGCACGAGAGAGGCTTTTTTAGTAGAGCGAAAAGCAAAGAGAAGTCCCTTGCTAAAATAAAACAAATAAAACAACCTATTTTAGAAAGACCTGAATTAAATTTAAATTTAGAATACGATATACCAGATGAAAACAAAATAAAAGTTAACAATGTTTTTCTGTCCCAAGAAGGAAAAACTATTCTTGATAATGTCTGCTTAAATGTTGAATCTAATGAAAAAATAGCAATTGTCGGGAAAAATGGAGTGGGCAAAAGCAGCCTATTGGGAATAATAGCAGGGATGATTAAACCCGACAAGGGCCTTATTCAAAAAGGTAGTAAAGCTAAAATAGGATTCTTGTCTACCCTTAATCCAGTAATTTCAAACAGGAGTTTGTTAGATGAGTTTAGAAGACATGTAGCTGTTGACGAAGAAATAGCAAAAGAAATTTTAGAAAATGCCCTATTTACAAAAGAAATGCTTAAAAACAAGGTTAATCAGTTAAGTGGTGGGGAGAGAGTCAGATTTCAACTGGCACAAATGGCTGCTAATAAAGTAACTATACTCATTTTAGACGAGCCAACCAATCATCTTGATATACCAACAAGAGAAATTTTGGAGAGTCAACTAAAACAATTTAGAGGAGCTATTATAGTAGTTTCTCATGATCGCTATTTCATTCGATCAGTATGTAAAAAGGTTTATTTGCTAGAAAATAAACAAATAATGGATATAGATTATTCATAA